A single region of the Acidobacteriota bacterium genome encodes:
- a CDS encoding inositol oxygenase has translation MPLERLDDWDDFVAELYPEPAEAGGKRREDYRDFEQPPRDTVREFYRLNHRHQTWDFVQDKKAEYLTLDRAELPAWEALEFLNTLVDDSDPDLDLSQLDHLLQTAEAIRANGHPDWFVLAGLIHDLGKVLCLWGEPQWAVVGDTFPVGCAFSDRIVYPELFEGNPDTADPTYSTPLGVYEPGCGLDQVHLSWGHDEYLYQVLSDYLPEPALYMIRYHSFYACHREGAYRELMNDRDREMFAWVRLFNGYDLYSKSDRPPDAAELRPYYQGLIDRYLPAKLNL, from the coding sequence ATGCCGCTCGAGCGACTCGACGACTGGGACGACTTCGTGGCGGAACTCTATCCCGAGCCGGCGGAGGCCGGCGGAAAGCGCCGCGAGGACTACCGGGACTTCGAACAGCCGCCCCGTGACACGGTGCGCGAGTTCTACCGGCTGAACCACCGCCACCAGACCTGGGACTTCGTTCAGGACAAGAAGGCGGAGTACCTCACGCTCGACCGGGCTGAACTCCCGGCCTGGGAGGCGCTCGAGTTCCTGAACACGCTGGTGGACGACTCGGACCCGGATCTGGACCTCTCGCAGCTCGACCACCTGCTGCAGACGGCCGAGGCGATCCGGGCCAACGGCCATCCGGACTGGTTCGTGCTGGCCGGACTGATACACGACCTGGGCAAGGTGCTCTGCCTGTGGGGCGAGCCGCAGTGGGCGGTGGTCGGCGACACGTTTCCGGTTGGCTGCGCGTTCTCGGACCGAATCGTCTATCCGGAGCTCTTCGAGGGCAACCCGGACACGGCGGATCCGACCTACTCGACACCTCTTGGCGTGTACGAACCGGGCTGTGGGCTGGACCAGGTTCACCTGTCCTGGGGGCACGACGAGTACCTCTACCAGGTGCTCAGCGACTACCTGCCGGAGCCGGCCCTTTACATGATCCGCTACCACTCCTTCTATGCGTGTCACCGCGAAGGCGCATACCGGGAGTTGATGAACGACCGTGACCGCGAGATGTTCGCCTGGGTGCGACTCTTCAACGGCTACGACCTGTACTCCAAGAGCGACCGTCCGCCGGATGCCGCCGAATTGCGGCCGTACTACCAGGGGCTGATCGACCGGTACCTGCCGGCGAAGCTGAACCTGTAG
- a CDS encoding RNA-binding protein: MAVRIYVGNLPFDTTEEAVRNLFQSYGDVSEVSLINDRETGRPRGFGFVEMATGGPEAISALDQQQFGGRTLRVNEARPREERRPRW, translated from the coding sequence ATGGCAGTGAGAATCTACGTGGGCAACCTGCCCTTCGACACGACGGAAGAGGCGGTGCGGAATCTCTTCCAATCCTACGGCGATGTCTCCGAGGTCTCGCTGATCAACGACCGGGAAACCGGACGTCCCCGGGGGTTCGGTTTCGTCGAGATGGCGACCGGCGGCCCGGAAGCCATCTCTGCTCTGGACCAACAGCAGTTCGGCGGCCGGACGCTCCGCGTCAACGAGGCCAGACCCCGCGAGGAGCGGCGGCCCCGCTGGTAG
- a CDS encoding glycine/sarcosine/betaine reductase selenoprotein B family protein codes for MGTRRGPVDHIVRTRELYSSLGHEPYRWVQSVDPPSWARLTKPLAECRVALVASGGVYRTGQVAFHHRDDLSLRIIDTGVPAAELRTSHFAYDQTDARIDPNVVFPVDTLRALARDGVIGELSPRAYTFMGGIYSARRVRDTLAPEVSRRLAEDQVDLALLVPV; via the coding sequence ATGGGAACACGAAGAGGGCCGGTCGACCACATCGTTCGCACCCGGGAGCTGTACTCGAGCCTTGGACACGAACCCTACCGGTGGGTCCAGAGCGTCGATCCCCCCTCGTGGGCGCGGCTGACAAAGCCGCTTGCGGAGTGTCGGGTCGCCCTGGTGGCCTCCGGAGGCGTGTATCGGACGGGACAGGTCGCCTTCCATCATCGGGACGACCTTTCCCTGCGCATCATCGACACCGGTGTACCTGCGGCGGAGCTGCGGACGAGCCACTTCGCCTACGACCAGACGGACGCCCGGATCGATCCGAACGTGGTCTTTCCCGTCGACACGCTGCGCGCTCTGGCGCGGGATGGCGTGATCGGGGAGTTGTCCCCCCGCGCCTACACCTTCATGGGAGGCATCTACTCGGCGCGTCGGGTACGCGACACGCTGGCACCGGAAGTGAGCCGCCGGCTTGCGGAGGACCAGGTTGATCTCGCGTTGTTGGTCCCGGTGTGA
- a CDS encoding carboxypeptidase-like regulatory domain-containing protein, which translates to MTKRHLFPLLLAPALLVAVPLLAQEQPVNAGADLRGGDVTGAVGGRDNTRVFGTILDSSGQPLSDVDIWLQNDNSPAARVRAKGRKTGTYLLRNMGRLYSRDDYEGIVLRITFERDGYRSVLTRVAVQRGGSQQVYPILFREGESMETKGVRTVLVGRVEDKRGKAVKGGGEVTITSGDGEFSAAGPIEKNGEFAVVLWDAPARVNASFKMSKGGERDEIIELKPSPLPDIAIAQFFNPVM; encoded by the coding sequence ATGACGAAGAGACATCTGTTTCCGTTGCTGCTCGCTCCAGCGCTGCTCGTGGCCGTGCCCTTGCTGGCCCAGGAACAGCCGGTCAATGCGGGTGCCGACCTGCGTGGCGGTGATGTCACTGGCGCGGTCGGCGGCCGTGACAACACCCGCGTTTTCGGGACGATCCTGGACTCGAGCGGACAACCGCTCTCCGATGTCGACATCTGGCTTCAGAACGACAACTCGCCCGCGGCGAGAGTGCGGGCCAAGGGGCGCAAGACGGGGACGTATCTGCTGCGGAACATGGGGCGTCTATACAGCCGGGATGACTATGAAGGCATCGTGCTGCGGATCACCTTCGAGCGGGACGGCTACCGCTCCGTGCTGACGCGAGTCGCGGTGCAGCGCGGCGGTTCCCAGCAGGTCTATCCGATCCTGTTCCGGGAAGGCGAGTCGATGGAAACGAAGGGTGTGCGCACGGTGCTCGTCGGCCGGGTCGAAGACAAGCGGGGCAAGGCGGTCAAGGGCGGAGGCGAGGTCACGATCACGTCCGGCGACGGCGAGTTCTCGGCCGCTGGCCCGATCGAGAAGAACGGTGAGTTCGCGGTCGTGCTCTGGGATGCCCCGGCACGCGTCAACGCCTCGTTCAAGATGTCCAAGGGCGGCGAGCGCGACGAGATCATCGAACTCAAGCCGTCGCCGCTGCCCGACATCGCGATCGCGCAGTTCTTCAATCCGGTGATGTAG
- the msrB gene encoding peptide-methionine (R)-S-oxide reductase MsrB, translated as MSDDRPRPAEPGSEGVPQNERIDLAESEWRARLADGEFRVLRQEGTERAFTSPLNGEHRDGVFVCAGCGAELFRSEWKYESGTGWPSFYESMPGAVETKRDFKLFVPRTEYHCARCGGHQGHVFNDGPAPTGLRYCNNGVALRFRPAKHPAPAKED; from the coding sequence ATGAGCGATGACCGCCCGCGGCCTGCGGAACCCGGCTCTGAAGGCGTCCCGCAGAACGAGCGGATCGACCTGGCCGAATCCGAGTGGCGCGCCAGACTGGCTGACGGCGAGTTCCGCGTCCTGCGCCAGGAAGGGACGGAACGGGCCTTCACGTCGCCGCTCAACGGGGAACATCGGGACGGCGTCTTCGTCTGCGCAGGGTGCGGGGCCGAACTGTTCCGCTCCGAGTGGAAGTACGAGAGCGGCACCGGTTGGCCCAGCTTCTACGAATCGATGCCCGGCGCGGTCGAAACGAAACGCGACTTCAAGCTGTTCGTGCCGCGAACCGAGTACCACTGCGCCCGCTGCGGTGGACATCAGGGCCACGTGTTCAACGACGGTCCCGCGCCAACGGGGCTGCGTTACTGCAACAATGGAGTCGCCCTGCGCTTTCGGCCGGCCAAGCACCCCGCCCCAGCCAAGGAGGACTGA
- a CDS encoding carboxylesterase family protein — MSPTLNTRHAAAGVSAALALMLACGGESVEPLTSTVATESGVLEGVTLPSGVLKFSGVPYAAPPVGDLRWKAPQPVAAWEGSRDATVFSSSCWQPLSPPGSFYESGDIERSEDCLYLNVWTSAEHAEAALPVMVWIHGGGLQTGSGSTTLYDGERLARQGVVLVTINYRLGPIGFMAHPELSAENESGASGNYGILDQVAALQWVQANIASFGGDPGRVTIFGESAGSWSVNYMTATPLAAGLFQRAIGHSGGVFWPMPRLADAESEGVRVADRLAASDLEAMRAASVEEVYQAASEAEALQYIGINDGHVFPRDIYDIFAAGDQNDVDTIVGFNSDEGTALFAGTGTVTLADYRQSLEDTYAEHADAMFSVYPAETEEQARVASYENTADNFFAWQMRTWARLQSSTGSSPARMYYFSRVPPWDEAERYGSYHAAEIIYAFDNLHRSGEMRDGIGPFNHAWDDTDRALASTMSAYWVNFAATGDPNGDGLPNWPVYDPSADGVLELGDTIGVIQDLLKDRLDVFDAYYESLRGG; from the coding sequence ATGTCGCCCACCCTGAACACCCGCCACGCAGCGGCCGGGGTTTCCGCAGCCCTCGCACTGATGCTGGCCTGTGGCGGCGAATCGGTCGAGCCCCTGACGTCGACGGTGGCGACGGAGTCGGGCGTCCTCGAGGGTGTGACGCTTCCGTCCGGAGTTCTCAAGTTCAGCGGCGTACCCTACGCGGCGCCGCCGGTCGGTGACTTGCGCTGGAAGGCTCCCCAGCCGGTCGCGGCCTGGGAGGGAAGCCGCGACGCGACCGTCTTCTCATCGAGCTGCTGGCAGCCGCTCTCTCCCCCCGGCTCGTTCTACGAGTCCGGCGACATCGAGCGCAGCGAGGACTGTCTCTACCTGAACGTCTGGACCAGCGCCGAACACGCCGAGGCCGCGTTGCCGGTCATGGTCTGGATCCACGGCGGCGGACTCCAGACCGGCTCTGGCAGCACCACTCTCTACGACGGAGAGAGGCTGGCGAGACAGGGTGTGGTTCTGGTGACGATCAACTACCGGCTCGGGCCGATCGGCTTCATGGCCCATCCGGAACTCTCGGCCGAAAACGAATCGGGAGCCTCCGGCAACTACGGCATCCTCGACCAGGTCGCCGCACTCCAGTGGGTGCAGGCGAACATTGCGAGCTTCGGCGGGGATCCGGGTCGGGTCACGATCTTCGGCGAGTCGGCCGGCTCCTGGAGCGTCAACTACATGACCGCGACGCCATTGGCGGCAGGCCTGTTTCAACGTGCGATCGGGCACAGCGGCGGCGTTTTCTGGCCCATGCCCCGGCTTGCGGACGCGGAGTCCGAGGGCGTGCGGGTGGCCGACCGGCTCGCCGCCAGCGACCTCGAGGCAATGCGCGCCGCTTCCGTCGAGGAGGTCTACCAGGCGGCGAGCGAAGCCGAAGCACTACAGTACATCGGCATCAACGACGGTCACGTCTTTCCGCGCGACATCTACGACATCTTCGCGGCCGGCGACCAGAACGATGTCGACACGATCGTCGGCTTCAACAGTGACGAAGGCACGGCCCTCTTTGCGGGCACCGGCACAGTCACTCTCGCCGACTATCGCCAGTCGCTCGAGGACACTTACGCCGAACACGCCGACGCGATGTTCTCGGTCTATCCCGCCGAGACCGAGGAACAGGCGCGCGTGGCTTCCTATGAGAACACGGCCGACAACTTCTTCGCCTGGCAGATGCGAACGTGGGCCCGTCTCCAAAGCAGTACCGGCTCAAGCCCCGCGCGCATGTACTACTTCTCGCGCGTTCCGCCCTGGGACGAAGCCGAGAGGTACGGCTCGTACCACGCTGCAGAGATCATCTACGCCTTCGACAATCTTCACCGGAGCGGCGAGATGCGTGACGGAATCGGGCCGTTCAATCATGCCTGGGACGACACCGACCGGGCGCTGGCCAGCACGATGTCGGCCTACTGGGTCAACTTCGCCGCCACCGGCGACCCGAACGGGGACGGACTGCCCAACTGGCCGGTGTACGACCCGAGCGCCGACGGCGTTCTCGAACTCGGAGATACGATCGGCGTGATCCAGGACCTGCTCAAGGATCGACTCGACGTTTTCGACGCTTACTACGAGAGCCTGCGGGGCGGCTAG